A region of Micromonas commoda chromosome 4, complete sequence DNA encodes the following proteins:
- a CDS encoding predicted protein (Encodes a protein with hydroxyproline-rich glycoprotein (HRGP) motifs): MGKIVPPYGEGALGHLILQVLRDAGEDGLVVTDLIQATKDAGRRYPSTGAERSGVTNVIVGGTAQQKKQAKAIFWCANPQEKFLEQRWALRFDDLDLAGLGETPTEDTYVPAKGGRRKSSDAADPVEPTAAGASARPRRQRSTRLVDDDSDFEYGDGEDGGDDDGEDDDGDEDGSSDDDDAPADPTSPVKPKKKPRGGRRPRDIDPNAPVPNDDRDEKFPKDFHKEVGGRVLGGDVWVCFLPRGDESGQADKSFRLFHQDTKTRRWFRDVDDKGFHAPGTHVAQLRSIVAVTRYLEREEDRGKLSDEDLVAKYSDPKKAATQPKPSTDNVRSKSLERSKSASTEPSAGKVKSKSLERSKSRSLPAERPAPPAAPPAAAAAEGAPVDKQLLRRMRWGWPTAEAIAANKVTSGVPGRRKPGSERVPEDAAAYAFVLVRGAPEGSPPPAVTSPTGWVMCIPGAVLRFNDECLLMLAEAWESAEGVATVSGRMVLTRRQLRETYHLGKGGPVRKMPGWQEDGDLTFATEEAADARQLFLTERVVERRLDDLYVSPDGVPGACLVRARDSRKPPSRGALRDGDDVCAVIAKRKYDADWNNVALEDRGPWMRSNAEVFSPGDPPVPRVGATGAARIARGSMDASGGGGGGAAAAALAAVAEKRRLKTEGSGEPKAEGSAEPEPMDIDGATKKEKRRRVDLLRDDDGDDEGAADGDDGEEYEPEKKIRKKSFVDVVRSGTDQGRPESAPESSREDQRALEDQRALDVHAQVRAKADELREQQAQKARAEAAARERAYEEKREREEKARKDREARQMQLKQMMERQKREKDNAARMNLMGSAVEKQRKEKEEREKRAKADAERARRESEVESEAAAYARQKEKYKDWPVNPKTGKRSLLLEGARHPVWAPAPPPPAPPPPAPPPPAPPPIMRQSSMGSMASMGAHMPRGPPPSWPPPGPPPPPPTAPYLAPTPPDKRDRNVRPGDRDRNRNVRDGGGGHGGPGGWSEPRAGGDRERGDELPKDIDGGLIWVSRREGIDEAYAKKLIGMASDGGLVFQKWITSPNTVIFLCDVSKNDDGHQILLDVFRAQPREGAGERRMYREELGDQPLDPTAFLSSKPDGLPHQVKLVPWQMGSRPGKIGTIQRGRSSILRDTNFRDWLGKDLREKIRDGKDEFPVILTKHMAEELALGLIKEGREQDKRKSRRPGNGGYK; encoded by the coding sequence ATGGGGAAGATCGTCCCGCCctacggcgagggcgcgctggGCCATCTCATTCTCCAGGttcttcgcgacgcgggcgaggacgggctCGTGGTGACGGATTTGATCCAGGCGACAAAGGATGCGGGGCGACGATACCCGAGTACGGGCGCGGAGCGGTCGGGTGTCACGAACGTCATCGTCGGGGGCACCGCGCAACAGAAAAAGCAGGCGAAGGCGATCTTCTGGTGCGCCAACCCCCAGGAGAAGTTCCTCGAGCAGCGATGGGCGCTACGGTTCGACGATCTCGATctcgcgggcctcggcgagaCCCCCACGGAGGACACGTACGTCCCGGCCAAAGGAGGACGCCGCAAATcatcggacgccgccgaccccgttgaaccgaccgccgccggcgcgtccgcccggccccggcgccagcgatcgacgaggctcgtcgacgacgacagcgactTTGAGTacggggacggcgaggacggcggggacgacgacggcgaggacgacgacggcgacgaggacggttcgtccgacgacgacgacgcccccgcggacccgacgtcgcccgtcaagccgaagaagaagccccggggaggacggcgcccgcgcgacatCGACCCGAACGCTCCCGTCCCcaacgacgaccgcgacgaaaAGTTCCCGAAAGACTTTCACAAGGAGGTTGGCGGCCGGGTCCTGGGCGGGGACGTGTGGGTGTGCTTCctgccccgcggcgacgagagcgGACAAGCGGACAAATCGTTCCGGCTGTTTCACCAGGACACCaagacgcggcggtggttcAGGGACGTGGACGACAAGGGGTTTCACGCGCCGGGAACCCACGTGGCGCAGCTTCGCTCCATcgtggcggtgacgcggTACCTGGAGAGGGAGGAGGATCGGGGAAAGctgagcgacgaggacctcgtGGCGAAGTATTCGGACCCCAAGAAGGCGGCTACGCAACCGAAACCGTCGACGGATAATGTGAGGTCCAAATCGCTCGAGCGGTCAaagtccgcgtcgacggaacCTTCGGCGGGTAAGGTAAAATCCAAATCGCTCGAGCGGTCAAAGTCGAGGTCGCTCCCGGccgagcgccccgcgcctcccgcggcgcctcccgcggcggcggcggcggagggcgcgcccgtcgacaAGCAGCTGCTTCGTCGCATGCGATGGGGCTGGCccacggcggaggcgatcgcggcgaacaAGGTGACGTCGGGCGTCCCCGGCAGGCGCAAGCCGGGTTCGGAACGCGTCCccgaagacgccgccgcgtacgcgttcGTGCTCGTGCGCGGGGCTCCGGAGGGAAGCccaccgcccgcggtgacgtcgccgacggggtGGGTCATGTGCATccccggcgcggtgctcAGGTTCAACGACGAATGCTTGTTgatgctcgcggaggcgtgggagagcgccgagggcgtcgcgacggtttCGGGCCGCATGGTGCTCACCCGGCGGCAGCTCCGGGAGACGTACCACCTGGGCAAGGGCGGGCCGGTGCGAAAGATGCCGGGGTGgcaggaggacggcgacctCACGTTCGccaccgaggaggctgcggacgcGCGCCAGCTGTTCCTGACGGAGAGGGTGGTGGAACGGAGACTGGACGATCTCTACGtctcccccgacggcgtccccggcgcgtgccTGGTTCGAGCGAGGGATTCTCGtaagccgccgtcgaggggtGCCCTgcgggacggggacgacgtgTGCGCCGTGATCGCCAAGCGCAAGTACGACGCCGACTGGAAcaacgtcgcgctcgaggaccgCGGGCCGTGGATGCGTTCAAACGCGGAGGTGTTCTCGCCCGGGGACCCGCCGGTGCCCAgggtgggcgcgacgggtgcgGCGAGAATCGCGCGAGGATCcatggacgcgtcggggggcggcggcggcggggcggcggcggcggcgctcgcggcggtggcggagaaGCGTCGGCTGAAGACGGAAGGGTCCGGGGAGCCGAAGGCGGAGGGGTCCGCGGAGCCGGAGCCCATGGACATCGACGGGGCGaccaagaaggagaagcgaCGAAGGGTCGACCtgctgcgcgacgacgacggcgacgacgagggcgccgccgacggcgacgacggggaggaatACGAGCCCGAGAAGAAGATCCGGAAGAAGTcgttcgtcgacgtcgtccgctcGGGAACCGATCAAGGACGACCGGAGAGCGCTCCAGAGAGCTCCAGAGAGGACCAGAGAGCGCTGGAGGACCAGAGAGCGCTGGACGTTCACGCGCAGGTacgcgccaaggctgacgaaCTTCGCGAGCAGCAGGCGCAAAAGGCCAgagcggaggcggcggcgcgagagcgcgcgtacgaggagaagcgcgagcgcgaggagaaggctCGCAAGGACCGCGAGGCTCGTCAGATGCAGCTCAAGCAGATGATGGAGAGGCAGAAGCGCGAGAAGGATAACGCGGCGCGCATGAACCTGATGGGCAGCGCGGTGGAGAAGCAGCgaaaggagaaggaggaacgcgagaaACGGGCAAAGGCTGACGCGgagagggcgcggcgcgagtcgGAGGTTgagtccgaggcggcggcgtacgcgcgaCAGAAGGAAAAGTACAAGGATTGGCCGGTGAACCCCAAGACGGGGAAGCGTTCGCTGCTACTGGAGGGGGCGCGCCACCCGGTgtgggcgcccgcgcctccgccgcccgcgcctccgccgccggcgcctccgccgccggcgcctccgccgatcATGCGGCAAAGTTCGATGGGGTCGATGGCCTCGATGGGAGCGCACATGCCGCGGGGACCGCCTCCGagctggccgccgccggggccgccgccgccgccgccgaccgctccttacctcgcgccgacgccgccggatAAACGCGATCGGAACGTGCGACCCGGCGATCGAGACAGGAACAGGaacgttcgcgacggcggcggcggtcacggTGGACCCGGCGGGTGGTCGGAGCCgcgagccggcggcgatcgggagcgcggcgacgagctcccgaaagacatcgacggcggcttgATTTGGGTCTCGCGCAGGGAGGGTATCGACGAGGCGTACGCGAAAAAACTTATCGGCATGGCCAGTGATGGCGGCTTGGTCTTCCAAAAATGGATCACGTCGCCAAACACGGTGATCTTCTTGTGCGACGTCTCGAAGAATGACGACGGTCACCAAATCTTGCTCGACGTGTTTCGGGCCCAGCCTCGCGAGGGTGCGGGTGAGAGAAGAATGTATCGCGAGGAGTTGGGCGATCAGCCCCTAGATCCGACTGCTTTCCTTAGCAGCAAACCGGATGGTCTTCCTCACCAGGTTAAGCTCGTGCCCTGGCAGATGGGGTCGAGGCCGGGGAAGATAGGGACGATACAACGGGGTCGTTCCAGCATCTTGAGGGACACGAACTTCCGGGACTGGCTCGGCAAGGACCTCAGAGAGAAAATCAGGGACGGCAAGGACGAATTCCCGGTCATCCTGACGAAGCATATGGCCGAGGAGCTGGCGTTGGGCCTGATAAAAGAGGGCAGGGAACAGGACAAGAGGAAGTCAAGGCGGCCGGGTAACGGTGGCTACAAGTAG
- the LIL gene encoding light induced like protein (expressed): MSMSIATQATLKVGKVAGLSRSVRSSKAKRAVKCAAAAETTTKKAPGPLQRGGTLEGEKAAGKDAGVAAKTGALFANGTQEWSDPRWVNGTWDLNQFKLPNGETDWNAVIDAEVVHRKALEDCPAVYDEDGLFDTSIVPWWVWVKRFHLPEAEKINGRAAMVGYAFAYLIDAAGGAGLVDLHQSFLGKTAIFLTVAFCLTVRRLEDLDTLNVLADEATFYDKQWNATWEGKERPSDSQ, from the exons ATGTCCATGTCCATCGCTACCCAGGCCACCCTCAAGGTTGGCAAGGTCGCGGGCCTGTCCAG GTCCGTCCGCTCCTCCAAGGCCAAGAG gGCCGTCaagtgcgccgccgccgcggagaccaCCACCAAGAAGGCCCCCGGCCCTCTTCAGCGTGGAGGCACCCTCGAGGGCGAGAAGGCTGCCGGcaaggacgcgggcgtcgccgccaagacGGGCGCCCTCTTCGCCAACGGCACCCAGGAGTGGTCCGATCCCCGCTGGGTCAACGGCACCTGGGACCTCAACCAGTTCAAGCTCCCCAACGGCGAGACCGACTGGAACGCCGtgatcgacgccgaggttgtCCACcgcaaggcgctcgaggattGCCCCGCCGtgtacgacgaggacggcctCTTCGATACCTCCATCGTCCCGTGGTGGGTGTGGGTGAAGCGCTTCCACCTCCCCGAGGCTGAGAAGATCaacggccgcgccgcgatggtcgGCTACGCGTTCGCGTacctcatcgacgccgcgggcggcgccggtctcGTGGATCTCCACCAGTCCTTCCTCGGCAAGACGGCCATCTTCCTCACCGTCGCCTTCTGCCTCACCGTCCGCCGACTCGAAGATCTCGACACCCTcaacgtcctcgccgacgaggccacTTTCTACGACAAGCAGTGGAACGCCACCTGGGAGGGTAAGGAGCGCCCCTCCGACTCCCAGTAA
- a CDS encoding carbohydrate-binding module family 20 protein (candidate a-glucan-binding protein): MEKELKETKSKLEATEEEAAKAADESDVEAMKKIEAIRAELETEVAIASDRLQAMEAEMRAAQQARADAEKELSDVRQDMDVLKQMMDDTSRDSVQQNLDMEQELGRVMNEANELRAKLEAQAKALEARDGDAFKQLEKASGETAALKADLEATKAAAAADAALRADLEQAMVRAHEIAKENAIKMVKHNERMGRWRSYKSGDIDIPVKFEIAVETMPGQRVAMVGTWNDWDISAAFPMVWTEGNVWTVTTPIHADDTYEYKYVVIDGEGPAALENATWQSGNNRALGLNLSLHDEVALVEVVDTWRPDPKQAPVLLHMVDGTVKEEGSTKLLHDVVRELRTEQALLDGSLNVKVLAEIAQAISAAAGDSIADPLDEEFFDAMERAAVEEATPPKPPKDIFTTASSNIVATEEPEEHVPVFVDASDEFAPDGDVEASAMVNVNVTADGEQIATGTMADVDVGEEQDASAGPR, from the coding sequence ATGGAGAAGGAACTGAAGGAGACCAAGTCCAAGCTCGAGGCtaccgaggaggaggctgccaaggctgcggacgagtccgacgtcgaggccatGAAGAAGATCGAGGCGattcgcgccgagctcgagacTGAGGTTGCGATTGCGTCTGATCGACTCCAGGCGATGGAGGCtgagatgcgcgcggcgcagcaggcgcgcgcggatgccgAAAAGGAGCTCAGCGACGTGCGTCAAGACATGGACGTGCTGAAGCAGATGATGGACGACACCTCCCGCGACTCGGTGCAGCAGAACCTGGACATGGAGCAAGAGCTGGGCCGCGTCATGAACGAGGCTAACGAGCttcgcgccaagctcgaggcccaggccaaggcgctggaggcgcgcgacggcgacgcgttcaagCAGCTCGAGAAGGCATCCggcgagacggcggcgctgaaAGCGGACCTGGAGGCtaccaaggcggcggcggcggcggacgcggcgctcagggcgGATCTCGAACAGGCGATGGTCCGCGCGCACGAGATCGCCAAGGAGAACGCGATCAAGATGGTCAAGCACAACGAGCGCATGGGCCGGTGGAGGTCCTACAAGTCCGGCGACATCGACATCCCGGTCAAGTTTGAGATCGCCGTCGAGACCATGCCCGGCCAGCGCGTCGCCATGGTCGGCACGTGGAACGACTGGgacatctccgcggcgtttCCGATGGTGTGGACCGAGGGGAACGTGTGGACGGTGACCACCCCGATCCACGCGGACGACACGTACGAGTACAAGTACGTCgtgatcgacggcgagggaccggcggcgctggagaatGCCACGTGGCAGTCTGGAAATAACCGCGCCCTCGGCCTCAACCTCAGCCTGCACGACGAggtggcgctcgtcgaggttgTCGACACGTGGAGGCCGGACCCCAAGCAGGCGCCGGTCCTCCTCCACATGGTCGACGGAACCGTCAAGGAAGAAGGCAGCACCAAGCtcctccacgacgtcgtcagGGAGCTCCGAACGGAgcaggcgctcctcgacggatCGCTCAACGTCAAGGTTCTCGCGGAGATTGCGCAagccatctccgccgccgccggagactCCATCGCCGATCCCCTCGACGAGGAATTCTTCGACGCCATGGaacgggcggcggtggaggaagcgacgccgcccaaACCCCCGAAGGACATCTTCACCACGGCATCATCCAacatcgtcgcgacggaggaaCCCGAGGAACACGTACCGGTGTTTGTCGACGCGTCGGATGAATTCGCGCcagacggcgacgtggaggcgtcggcgatggtgAACGTcaacgtcaccgccgacggggagcaaatcgcgacgggcacgatggcggacgtggacgtgggcgaggagcaggacgcgtccgcgggtccCCGTTGA
- a CDS encoding CorA metal ion transporter family (magnesium/cobalt ion), which translates to MEPPQARGRFQQAVQEIQATAIAPKKKRLFAPAQPKPKKITRSEAKKEEELNTFTKLTVDYLNNKHADVEPESNPKVYYSEYANLRNTPGRLVEPETDEEVLALFDEVADAPPRPNVVSWFHVEGVNDAVIREFFVKMKLRLPSPSLSPPSPSSGPSGNGGGKATRKGDDAVALFFKRHREPRLRFFGTHMYLAMQLLDRNDSEGDIPMVSDQQVSVLFVPNRRLVLTVSEYASPGTDFDRLREQLVQGSSACNHPNADATLLLAVLADKFMEDSFPLAEELGDYLELLAHALIMKPGLRYNIPADKVRTELWRMRRFALRTRRLTEILQEDPLQLFENARFQSFMAVVERQAQSLAELCHMYNERCGNIISRIEVHQTTKTNETLFTLTIITALIIPVQFLTGVYGMNFENMPELRTTYGYYVFWAAVPTLCTFTYLMLRRKGLIEDDSDIRIAQLMPAEVVSAVSFISKRAKRTVRAAGAGAAKVAASGAKAAKGVATGAKKAGTAVSVTIKSASPRFSGGGGSGSGSGSSMPPTPKNAA; encoded by the exons ATGGAGCCGCCTCAGGCGAGGGGGAGATTCCAGCAGGCGGTGCAGGAGATACAAG ccaccgcgatcgcgccgaagaagaagcgaCTGTTCGCGCCCGCCCAGCCCAAGCCCAAGAAGATCACGCGGtccgaggcgaagaaggaggaggagctcaacaCGTTCACCAAGCTCACGGTCGATTACCTCAACAACAagcacgccgacgtcgagccgGAGTCCAATCCCAAGGTGTACTACAGCGAATACGCCAACCTCCGGAACACCCCGGGGCGGCTCGTCGAGCccgagacggacgaggaggtgctcgcccTGTTTGATGaggtcgcggacgcgccgccgcgtccgaacGTCGTCTCGTGGTTCCACGTTGAGGGCGTCAACGACGCGGTCATCCGCGAGTTTTTCGTTAAGATGAAGCTGAGGCTCCCATCTCCGTCCCTCTCTCCCCCCTCCCCTTCTTCCGGGCCTTCAGGGAACGGAGGAGGTAAGGCGACGAggaagggcgacgacgcggtcgccttGTTCTTCAAGAGGCACCGcgagccgaggctgaggTTCTTCGGCACGCACATGTACCTCGCCATGCAGCTGCTGGACAGGAACGACTCCGAGGGCGACATACCGATGGTGAGCGACCAGCAGGTGTCCGTGCTCTTCGTCCCCAACCGCAGGCTCGTCCTCACGGTGAGCGAGTACGCCAGCCCGGGGACCGACTTCGACCGGCTGCGCGAGCAGCTGGTGCAGGGATCCAGCGCGTGCAACCACCccaacgcggacgccacccTCCTGTtggcggtgctcgcggacAAGTTCATGGAGGACTCCTTCCCGCTGGCGGAGGAACTCGGCGATTATCTCGAactcctcgcgcacgcgctcatCATGAAACCCGGGTTGCGGTACAACATACCCGCCGATAAGGTGAGGACCGAGCTGTGGCGCATGCGCCGGTTCGCACTGAGGACCAGGCGTCTGACGGAGATACTGCAGGAGGATCCGCTGCAGCTCTTCGAGAACGCGCGGTTCCAGAGCTTCATGGCCGTGGTGGAGCGACAGGCGCAGTCGCTGGCGGAGCTCTGCCACATGTACAACGAGCGGTGCGGTAACATCATATCGCGCATCGAGGTGCACCAGACGACGAAGACCAACGAGACGTTGTTCACGCTGACGATCATCACCGCGCTGATCATCCCGGTGCAGTTCCTGACCGGCGTCTACGGCATGAACTTTGAGAACATGCCGGAGCTGAGAACCACGTACGGCTACTACGTCTTCTGGGCGGCGGTTCCCACGCTGTGCACGTTCACCTACCTGATGCTTCGACGCAAGGGCCTGATCGAGGACGATTCTGACATCAGAATCGCGCAGCTGATgcccgcggaggtggtgTCCGCCGTGAGCTTCATATCGAAGAGGGCCAAGAGGAcggtgcgggcggcgggggcgggcgcggcgaaggttgCGGCGTCTGGCGCAAAGGCGGCAAAGGGGGTGGCGACTGGGGCGAAAAAGGCGGGGACCGCGGTGAGCGTGACGATCAAAAGCGCGAGCCCGAGGTTCAGCGGCGGAGGGGGAAGCGGAAGCGGAAGCGGAAGCtcgatgccgccgacgccaaagAACGCCGCCTAG